The Thiorhodovibrio frisius genome segment TAATGTAGGGAATGTGGTGCACGTCCCACATATTGATGGGACGGTTGAACGGCACCTTGATGATAATGATTTCGTGATGGTGCAATTCAATTGACAGGGCCAACTGGAAGCGGGTGATGGAATCCCCCTGGATGGTGTAGTAATTGGATAGACAGGCGAGATAGTCGTTGGCGCCATGATCCACCGGATCATGAAAAATAACGGCGATAATCACATCCATGTCGCGCTTGACTGCCTCCATAACCGGCAACGACGAGGTGTAGTAACCATCGGCGAGCAGGCGGCCGTTCACTTCCAGCGGTGGCAGCATTGGGAAAACCGCGCTGGAGGCATAGACCGCGTCGATTAGCGGCCCCTCCTCGAGGATGACCCCCAGGCCAGTCTGGATCTCCGTGGTCTGGATGACTGTCTTGGGATTGAGGTCCTCCAAGCGACGATCACCAAACATCTCATACAGCGCTTGCCTGAGCCTGGCCGGCCGCACCAGACCGGAGCGGGTGTCGAAACGCCCAAAAGGAAGGCGCGCCATGGCGAGCAAGGCCCGCAAGTTGATCGAAGAGAACAGATCGCGCCTGGCCACTCGCCCGATAAGCTCCCGGATTTGCTCGGCGGTGTAACCGCAGCCGCGCAGGGCACTCATGATAC includes the following:
- a CDS encoding patatin-like phospholipase family protein, yielding MTIEQPERPKVAVVLSSGGIKPLAAIPLFEFLDQARIPVDLLVGCSGGSIMSALRGCGYTAEQIRELIGRVARRDLFSSINLRALLAMARLPFGRFDTRSGLVRPARLRQALYEMFGDRRLEDLNPKTVIQTTEIQTGLGVILEEGPLIDAVYASSAVFPMLPPLEVNGRLLADGYYTSSLPVMEAVKRDMDVIIAVIFHDPVDHGANDYLACLSNYYTIQGDSITRFQLALSIELHHHEIIIIKVPFNRPINMWDVHHIPYIIETGQQVVARRGAEILDAVGSVSGQASLRGADADG